Proteins encoded within one genomic window of Deinococcus metallilatus:
- a CDS encoding ComEA family DNA-binding protein, which yields MKSVPVRLLLAAALFAAPALTPALAQSSPAKPAAMSTMKVKKVNINTATLAQLQTIPGVGPKIAAEIVDYRPYNNLAKFRKEIGKYVKSAQLEKMVPYITLK from the coding sequence ATGAAAAGCGTTCCTGTCCGTCTGCTCCTCGCCGCCGCCCTGTTCGCCGCCCCCGCCCTCACGCCCGCCCTCGCCCAGAGCTCGCCCGCCAAGCCCGCTGCCATGAGCACCATGAAGGTGAAAAAGGTCAACATCAACACGGCCACCCTGGCGCAGTTGCAGACCATTCCCGGCGTCGGCCCCAAGATCGCTGCGGAGATCGTCGACTACCGGCCCTACAACAACCTCGCCAAATTCCGCAAGGAGATCGGGAAGTACGTCAAGTCCGCGCAGCTCGAGAAGATGGTGCCCTACATCACCCTGAAGTGA
- a CDS encoding alpha/beta hydrolase family protein: MTSPDLPGRSPGSRPRPAPARARGTLGPSMLCLLAGLPAACTAPRSETASIRTVTPSASSDTWRLEADGRATRAVPDPQGAAQLVVPGRCRKASCPLVIVSHGRGGQALDGITHPPFDTLLDAIDAQGYVLLLSNDGGRETWGSPGALAYIRRVYRAAQPHVQGDGRVYTLGISMGGLPATLTAYRQTLGVKVRATALVAGRVNLSDAVRTSARRAASIRRAYGTASLAGHDPVNDFATFRGRRTPLLTVVSPQDMAVGSAANGVRLAHLARGVGADVRVIQVQGPHLSRGYMNADIGRQIALFFKAHP; encoded by the coding sequence GTGACGTCTCCCGACCTCCCTGGACGGTCTCCCGGCTCCCGACCCCGGCCTGCTCCCGCCCGGGCGCGGGGCACCCTGGGACCGTCGATGCTGTGTCTGCTCGCTGGCCTTCCGGCGGCCTGCACCGCCCCCAGGTCGGAGACCGCCTCCATCCGGACGGTCACCCCGTCCGCGAGCAGCGACACCTGGAGGCTGGAGGCGGACGGGCGGGCCACCCGGGCCGTCCCCGATCCCCAGGGGGCGGCCCAACTCGTCGTGCCGGGGCGTTGCCGGAAGGCGAGCTGTCCGCTGGTGATCGTCTCCCACGGCCGGGGCGGGCAGGCGCTGGACGGCATCACCCACCCGCCCTTCGACACCCTGCTCGACGCCATCGACGCGCAGGGGTACGTGCTGCTGCTGAGCAACGACGGCGGTCGGGAGACCTGGGGCAGCCCCGGCGCGCTGGCCTACATCCGCCGGGTGTACCGGGCGGCGCAGCCGCACGTCCAGGGCGACGGCCGGGTCTACACCCTCGGCATCTCGATGGGCGGCCTGCCCGCCACCCTCACGGCGTACCGGCAGACGCTGGGCGTGAAGGTCCGGGCCACCGCCCTCGTCGCGGGCCGGGTCAACCTGAGCGACGCGGTGCGCACCTCGGCCAGGCGCGCGGCCAGCATCCGGCGGGCGTACGGCACGGCCAGCCTGGCGGGGCACGACCCCGTGAACGACTTCGCCACCTTCCGGGGGCGCCGGACGCCGCTCCTGACCGTCGTCAGCCCGCAGGACATGGCGGTGGGGAGCGCCGCCAACGGGGTGCGGCTGGCCCATCTGGCCCGCGGCGTGGGCGCCGACGTCCGGGTGATCCAGGTGCAGGGACCGCATCTGTCGCGGGGGTACATGAATGCGGACATCGGGCGTCAGATCGCCCTGTTCTTCAAGGCCCACCCCTGA
- a CDS encoding MIP/aquaporin family protein produces the protein MDPAKFAVADPARTPGVAPSPDRPLHGAPFPPGRWHPRLYLAELVGTALLVGVGLSIVIVMFGTASPVAAWLPGVGERRFLTGALFGSVGALLALSPVGKVSGAHLNPAVTLAFWLEGKLAGRDAAGYVLAQLAGGVLGALPLRLWGALGRSVEYGVTVPGPGISPTVAVLAEAGVTFALVGLIFTLASHARLCHLTPLALPALFSVLVLVEAPLTGTSANPARSFGPAVVAGVWQGQWVYFVGPCLGAAVAVGVLRLELTGPRRVLAARLAHFHLP, from the coding sequence ATGGACCCGGCCAAGTTCGCGGTCGCCGACCCGGCAAGAACGCCCGGCGTGGCGCCTTCCCCCGACCGCCCGCTGCACGGCGCGCCCTTCCCGCCGGGCCGCTGGCACCCCCGGCTGTACCTCGCCGAACTCGTCGGCACGGCGCTGCTGGTGGGGGTGGGGCTGTCCATCGTGATCGTGATGTTCGGGACCGCCAGCCCGGTCGCCGCGTGGCTGCCGGGGGTGGGTGAACGGCGGTTTCTGACGGGCGCCCTCTTCGGGTCAGTGGGGGCGCTGCTCGCGCTGTCCCCGGTGGGCAAGGTGAGCGGGGCGCACCTCAACCCGGCGGTGACGCTGGCCTTCTGGCTGGAGGGCAAGCTCGCCGGGCGGGACGCGGCGGGGTACGTGCTCGCGCAGCTCGCGGGGGGCGTGCTCGGTGCGCTGCCCCTGCGCCTCTGGGGCGCGCTGGGACGCAGCGTGGAGTACGGGGTGACGGTGCCCGGGCCGGGCATTTCCCCCACCGTCGCCGTGCTGGCCGAGGCGGGCGTGACGTTCGCGCTCGTGGGACTGATCTTCACGCTGGCCAGCCACGCGCGCCTGTGCCACCTCACGCCCCTGGCGCTGCCCGCGCTGTTCAGCGTCCTCGTGCTGGTCGAGGCGCCGCTCACCGGGACCAGCGCCAACCCGGCGCGGAGTTTCGGGCCCGCCGTCGTCGCGGGGGTCTGGCAGGGGCAGTGGGTGTACTTCGTCGGGCCGTGTCTGGGAGCGGCAGTCGCCGTGGGCGTCCTGCGGCTAGAGCTGACCGGCCCCCGCCGCGTCCTCGCCGCGCGGCTCGCCCACTTTCACCTCCCCTGA
- a CDS encoding SDR family NAD(P)-dependent oxidoreductase, with protein MSRFENKTVIVTGAASGIGLATATRFGQEGARVVIADLHGDQAQKAAEEVRATGALDALGVACDVSKADQVQGCVGQALGRFGTLDVIVNNAGLMTFKPLTDLTVEDWTRVLAVDLLGAFLFIQQGFLHMRPGGAVVNVSSIHARETEPLVAPYAAAKAALLSLTRSAAIEGKPRGIRVNAVLPGAVDTPMLWDNPNVKSGVEKINPADVGKPQDLAAAIAFLASEDAAFIQGTGLVVDGGRLDHL; from the coding sequence ATGAGCCGGTTCGAGAACAAGACCGTGATCGTCACGGGCGCCGCCAGCGGCATCGGCCTGGCCACCGCCACCCGCTTCGGGCAGGAGGGGGCGCGTGTCGTGATCGCCGACCTGCACGGCGACCAGGCGCAGAAGGCCGCCGAGGAGGTCAGGGCGACGGGGGCACTGGACGCCCTGGGGGTGGCCTGTGACGTTTCGAAGGCCGACCAGGTGCAGGGCTGCGTGGGGCAGGCGCTGGGGAGGTTCGGCACCCTCGACGTGATCGTGAACAACGCGGGCCTGATGACCTTCAAGCCGCTCACCGACCTGACCGTGGAGGACTGGACGCGAGTGCTGGCGGTCGATCTGCTGGGTGCGTTCCTGTTCATCCAGCAGGGGTTCCTGCACATGAGGCCGGGGGGCGCCGTCGTGAACGTCTCCAGCATCCACGCCCGTGAGACCGAGCCGCTGGTCGCGCCATACGCGGCGGCGAAAGCGGCCCTGCTGTCCCTGACGCGTTCGGCGGCCATCGAGGGTAAGCCGCGCGGCATCCGGGTGAACGCCGTGCTCCCGGGCGCGGTGGACACCCCGATGCTGTGGGACAACCCCAACGTGAAAAGTGGCGTGGAGAAGATCAACCCCGCCGACGTCGGCAAACCTCAGGACCTCGCGGCGGCCATCGCCTTCCTGGCCTCCGAGGACGCGGCCTTCATCCAGGGCACCGGGCTCGTCGTGGACGGCGGGCGGCTCGACCACCTCTGA
- a CDS encoding family 1 glycosylhydrolase: MIYFMFATGIENSYPTIQGGRVRMDEMEKCRHYEFWKKDFDLVRELGIEYLRYGPPLHRTWLGPDRYDWSFADETYAELRRRDIVPITDLCHFGVPDWIGNFQNPDFPGQFARYARAFALRYPWVQLYTPVNEMYICALFSAKYGWWNEQMTTDTAFVTALKHIVRANVLAMQAILEVRADAIFIQSESTEYFHAENPSAIRPAEIMNEVRFLSLDLNYGHRVGSEMYEYLMDHGMTRGEYHFFLNETRKHHCIMGNDYYVTNEHLVHPDGRTEWAGEVYGYSVITNQYYARYGLPVMHTETNLGQGPNGDEAVKWLRKEWANVLRVRNDGLPIVGFTWYSLTDQVDWDTALRENNGRVNPLGLYDLDRNIRPVGQAYRDLIAQWRDVLPTQSVVLALPIFPPSQQQEPVLRRVESGARERERRSRAASAKLIDPNLEGDGT, encoded by the coding sequence TTGATCTATTTCATGTTCGCGACCGGTATCGAGAACTCGTACCCCACCATCCAGGGCGGCCGGGTCCGGATGGACGAGATGGAGAAGTGCCGCCACTACGAGTTCTGGAAGAAGGACTTCGACCTCGTGCGCGAACTCGGGATCGAGTACCTGCGCTACGGCCCGCCGCTGCACCGGACCTGGCTGGGCCCCGACCGCTACGACTGGAGCTTCGCGGACGAGACCTACGCCGAGCTGCGGCGCCGGGACATCGTTCCCATCACCGACCTGTGCCACTTCGGGGTGCCCGACTGGATCGGGAACTTCCAGAACCCGGACTTCCCGGGGCAGTTCGCCCGCTACGCCCGCGCCTTCGCCCTGCGTTATCCCTGGGTGCAGCTCTACACCCCGGTGAACGAGATGTACATCTGCGCCCTCTTCTCGGCCAAGTACGGCTGGTGGAACGAGCAGATGACCACGGACACGGCCTTCGTGACGGCCCTGAAGCACATCGTGAGGGCGAACGTACTCGCCATGCAGGCCATCCTGGAGGTGCGCGCGGACGCCATCTTCATCCAGAGCGAGTCCACGGAATACTTCCACGCCGAGAACCCGTCCGCCATCCGCCCCGCCGAGATCATGAACGAGGTCCGCTTCCTGTCGCTCGATCTCAACTACGGTCACCGGGTCGGCTCGGAGATGTACGAGTACCTCATGGATCACGGCATGACGCGGGGGGAGTACCACTTCTTCCTGAACGAGACCCGCAAGCACCACTGCATCATGGGCAACGACTACTACGTGACGAACGAGCATCTGGTACATCCGGACGGAAGGACCGAGTGGGCGGGCGAGGTCTACGGCTACTCGGTGATCACCAACCAGTACTACGCCCGCTACGGCCTGCCGGTGATGCACACCGAGACGAACCTGGGCCAGGGGCCGAACGGCGACGAGGCCGTGAAATGGCTGCGCAAGGAGTGGGCGAACGTGCTGCGGGTGCGCAACGACGGGCTGCCCATCGTGGGCTTCACCTGGTACTCGCTGACCGACCAGGTGGACTGGGACACGGCGCTGCGCGAGAACAACGGGCGGGTCAATCCCCTCGGGCTCTACGACCTGGACCGCAACATCCGCCCGGTGGGGCAGGCGTACCGGGACCTGATCGCCCAGTGGCGCGACGTGCTCCCCACCCAGAGCGTCGTCCTCGCCCTGCCGATCTTCCCGCCCAGCCAGCAGCAGGAACCCGTGCTGCGCCGGGTGGAGAGCGGCGCCCGGGAGCGCGAGCGCCGTTCCCGCGCGGCGTCGGCCAAACTGATCGACCCCAACCTCGAAGGAGACGGAACATGA
- a CDS encoding molybdopterin oxidoreductase — MHVGNYLGLVHGSEQHLVDALKKVAEHHGDEPDIEETCRLLASWSEKHLEHLGLLVQKYGESKNLEPANMEKALFHGPQKGSLALLRDLHDLWLLANEVQLCWTVLEQAAQALRDDELERVCQECGRETKRQIAFFLTRIKQAAPQALVVA; from the coding sequence ATGCACGTCGGAAACTACCTGGGCCTGGTCCACGGGAGCGAGCAGCACCTGGTGGACGCTCTGAAAAAAGTCGCCGAACACCACGGGGACGAGCCGGACATTGAGGAGACGTGCCGGCTCCTCGCCTCGTGGTCCGAAAAGCATCTCGAACACCTGGGACTCCTGGTGCAGAAGTACGGGGAGAGCAAGAACCTTGAACCCGCCAACATGGAAAAGGCGCTGTTCCACGGGCCACAGAAGGGCAGCCTGGCGCTGCTGCGCGACCTGCACGATCTGTGGCTGCTGGCGAACGAGGTGCAGCTCTGCTGGACCGTGCTGGAACAGGCCGCCCAGGCGCTGCGCGACGATGAACTGGAGCGGGTCTGCCAGGAGTGCGGCCGGGAAACCAAGCGCCAGATCGCCTTCTTTCTGACGCGCATCAAGCAGGCCGCGCCGCAAGCCCTGGTGGTCGCCTGA
- a CDS encoding molybdopterin oxidoreductase family protein, protein MTSETRDSINDIWGERTPHGAGQAWPARVDERVSETPERWVRGACVLCSNGCGLDIGVKDGRIVGVRGLASDMTNKGRLGPKGLHGWEANNSGDRLVRPLVRRDGQLREASWDEAMSLIVRKSQELVEEHTSGAVGFYTSGQLFLEEYYTLAVIGKAGLGTPHMDGNTRLCTATAAAALKESFGSDGQPGSYEDLDVTDCVMHVGHNVASQQTVLWTRILDRLAGPNPPKIIVIDPRRTFTAEQATVHLAPKVGTNVAVLNGLLHLIIQAGKTDPAFLQAHTVGYENLNRVVEKYTPEYVEELSGVPAADLRAAGEILANTKTLVSTVLQGVYQSMQATAAAVQVNNIHLIRGLIGKPGSGILQMNGQPTAQNTRETGADGDLPGFRNWGNPEHIGQLAKLWNVPFNKIPHWSPPTHAMQIWRYCEQGSIKMLWISATNPAVSLPDLGRIRRILQKEDLFVIVQDAFLTETARYADVVLPAAIWGEKTGTFTNVSRTVHISCKAVEPPGEARSDLDIFLDYARRMDFRDQDGQPLVKWHDPESAFEAWKECTRGRPCDYTGLTYEKLLAGSGIPWPVNEGHPDGTVRLYTDFVFPTHADDAETYGQDFDTGASVTPEEYKANDPQGRALIKATDYREPHEVPDEDYPLWLTTGRQVYHFHTRTKTGRSSALNAAAPDAFVQLSPEDAARYGIKEGDWVLVESRRGLVIERARLGNTEPGLVFIPWHYGSWDDPSRPRAANELTLTEWDPVSKQPHFKYAAVRISRYAADALPTPGLLGRAVEVARHLVSGEKERTSFASESGVPQPKTTQRVDG, encoded by the coding sequence ATGACCAGTGAAACGCGGGACAGCATCAACGACATCTGGGGGGAACGCACCCCGCACGGGGCCGGGCAGGCGTGGCCTGCGCGGGTGGACGAGCGGGTCTCGGAAACGCCCGAGCGCTGGGTCCGGGGGGCGTGCGTGCTGTGCTCCAACGGCTGCGGCCTCGACATCGGCGTGAAGGACGGCCGGATCGTGGGCGTCCGCGGCCTCGCTTCTGACATGACCAACAAGGGGCGCCTGGGGCCCAAGGGCCTGCACGGCTGGGAGGCGAACAACAGCGGGGACCGGCTGGTCAGGCCCCTGGTCCGCAGGGATGGGCAGTTGCGGGAGGCGAGCTGGGACGAGGCGATGAGCCTCATCGTGCGGAAGTCGCAGGAGCTCGTCGAGGAACACACGAGTGGCGCCGTCGGCTTCTACACCTCCGGGCAGCTCTTCCTGGAGGAGTACTACACCCTGGCCGTGATCGGCAAGGCCGGCCTGGGCACCCCCCACATGGACGGCAACACCCGGCTGTGTACCGCGACCGCCGCCGCCGCCCTCAAGGAGTCGTTCGGGTCGGACGGCCAGCCGGGCTCGTACGAGGACCTCGACGTGACGGACTGCGTGATGCACGTCGGGCACAACGTCGCCTCGCAGCAGACGGTCCTGTGGACGCGCATCCTCGACCGTCTCGCCGGGCCGAATCCGCCGAAAATCATCGTCATTGACCCCCGCAGGACCTTCACGGCGGAGCAAGCGACCGTGCATCTCGCGCCGAAGGTCGGCACGAACGTCGCCGTGCTCAACGGGCTGCTGCACCTGATCATCCAGGCGGGCAAGACCGACCCGGCCTTTCTGCAAGCACACACGGTCGGGTACGAGAACCTGAACAGGGTCGTCGAGAAGTACACGCCGGAGTACGTCGAGGAACTGTCGGGTGTGCCTGCCGCCGACCTGCGCGCCGCCGGGGAGATTCTGGCGAACACGAAAACGCTCGTCTCCACCGTCCTCCAGGGCGTGTACCAGTCCATGCAGGCGACCGCCGCCGCCGTGCAGGTGAACAACATCCACCTGATCCGGGGCCTGATCGGCAAGCCCGGCAGCGGCATCCTCCAGATGAATGGGCAACCCACCGCGCAAAACACGCGGGAGACCGGCGCGGACGGCGACCTGCCGGGCTTCCGCAACTGGGGCAACCCTGAGCACATTGGGCAACTGGCGAAGCTCTGGAACGTCCCCTTCAACAAGATTCCGCACTGGAGTCCCCCGACCCACGCCATGCAGATCTGGCGCTACTGCGAGCAGGGCTCGATCAAGATGCTGTGGATCAGCGCGACGAACCCGGCCGTGTCCCTGCCGGACCTCGGGCGCATCCGCCGCATCCTCCAGAAAGAAGACCTGTTCGTGATCGTGCAGGACGCCTTTCTCACCGAGACCGCCCGGTACGCCGATGTGGTGTTGCCGGCCGCTATCTGGGGCGAGAAGACCGGCACCTTCACCAACGTCAGCCGTACGGTCCACATCTCGTGCAAGGCGGTCGAGCCGCCCGGCGAGGCCAGGAGCGACCTCGACATCTTCCTCGACTACGCGCGGCGCATGGACTTCCGAGATCAGGACGGGCAGCCCCTGGTCAAGTGGCACGACCCCGAGAGCGCCTTCGAGGCCTGGAAGGAATGCACCCGCGGGCGGCCCTGCGACTACACCGGCCTCACCTACGAAAAGCTTTTGGCGGGCAGCGGCATTCCCTGGCCGGTCAACGAGGGGCACCCGGACGGCACTGTGCGGCTGTACACCGACTTCGTGTTTCCCACCCATGCGGACGACGCCGAAACCTATGGGCAGGACTTCGACACGGGCGCGAGCGTCACCCCCGAGGAATACAAGGCGAACGATCCTCAGGGCCGGGCGCTGATCAAGGCGACCGACTACCGTGAGCCGCACGAGGTGCCCGACGAGGACTATCCGCTGTGGCTCACGACCGGGCGGCAGGTGTACCACTTCCACACGAGGACGAAGACCGGGCGGTCCAGCGCCTTGAATGCTGCGGCTCCCGACGCCTTCGTGCAGCTTTCCCCCGAGGACGCCGCGAGGTACGGCATCAAGGAAGGCGACTGGGTGCTGGTGGAGTCCCGGCGGGGCCTGGTGATCGAGCGCGCCCGACTCGGCAACACCGAACCCGGTCTGGTGTTCATTCCCTGGCACTACGGCTCCTGGGACGACCCCAGCCGCCCGCGCGCCGCCAACGAACTGACCCTCACGGAGTGGGACCCGGTGAGCAAGCAGCCGCACTTCAAGTACGCCGCCGTGCGGATCAGCCGGTACGCCGCAGACGCGCTCCCGACCCCCGGACTGTTGGGGCGCGCGGTGGAGGTGGCGCGGCACCTGGTCTCGGGGGAGAAGGAGCGCACCTCTTTCGCCTCCGAGTCCGGGGTCCCGCAGCCCAAGACCACGCAAAGGGTGGATGGTTGA
- a CDS encoding PIG-L deacetylase family protein, with protein MRRRHVLITTAVLGAAGLAAWINLPAVGRVFDAGADRVAALPPTAPFRPGQRVLVLAPHPDDETLCCAGLIQQAQAAGARVFVAWATAGDGFEFDAVLTRRVLDPGPADMRALGDTRAAEARRAVALLGVPPERTFMLGYPDGGLFRLFTTQYAEPYTAPHTASGAVYVRGALTPGAPYTGRALEADLSRVLGRVRPDLVLAPAPQDFHADHRTLSYLAMRLMSARGQEARVRYWVVHGGLEWPLPKGLHAGLPLTLPPLAKTLPWARADLTPAQVARKRAAVDAYRTQTRVMGRFMHAFVRQNELLSAEPLPEERGADGLKVSPTSR; from the coding sequence ATGCGCAGACGGCACGTCCTGATCACCACGGCAGTTCTCGGCGCGGCTGGCCTCGCGGCCTGGATCAACCTGCCCGCCGTGGGGCGGGTGTTCGACGCGGGGGCGGACCGGGTCGCGGCCCTGCCGCCCACGGCCCCCTTCCGCCCCGGCCAGCGGGTGCTGGTCCTCGCGCCGCACCCGGACGACGAGACGCTGTGCTGCGCGGGGCTGATCCAGCAGGCCCAGGCGGCCGGGGCGCGGGTGTTCGTGGCCTGGGCGACCGCCGGGGACGGCTTCGAGTTCGACGCGGTGCTGACCCGGCGGGTGCTGGACCCCGGCCCTGCGGACATGCGCGCCCTGGGGGACACCCGGGCGGCCGAGGCGCGGCGGGCCGTGGCGCTGCTGGGCGTGCCCCCGGAACGGACCTTCATGCTCGGGTACCCGGACGGCGGGCTCTTCCGGCTCTTCACCACCCAGTACGCGGAGCCCTACACCGCGCCACACACCGCGTCGGGCGCCGTGTACGTGCGGGGCGCCCTGACACCCGGCGCGCCGTACACCGGGCGGGCGCTGGAGGCCGATCTGTCGCGGGTGCTGGGCCGGGTCCGGCCGGACCTGGTGCTCGCCCCCGCCCCGCAGGACTTCCACGCCGACCACCGCACCCTCTCCTACCTCGCCATGCGGCTCATGAGCGCGCGGGGCCAGGAGGCGAGGGTGCGCTACTGGGTGGTGCACGGCGGCCTGGAGTGGCCGCTGCCCAAGGGCCTGCACGCGGGGCTGCCGCTGACCCTGCCGCCCCTGGCGAAGACCTTGCCGTGGGCCCGGGCGGACCTGACCCCCGCCCAGGTCGCGCGCAAGCGGGCGGCGGTGGACGCCTACCGCACCCAGACACGGGTGATGGGGCGTTTCATGCACGCCTTCGTGCGGCAGAACGAACTGCTCAGCGCGGAGCCCCTGCCGGAGGAGAGGGGGGCAGATGGTCTGAAGGTGAGTCCGACTTCAAGGTAG
- a CDS encoding winged helix-turn-helix domain-containing protein, protein MKPPEIEDEARIGGAFPDRSATGHGLDLWPQGGHTPSFPARDTAEPWNGAPAMGGRSSPVQSSVFQERPSPPPPADRRSQTWRLPGGFVLDPGSRALSRDGVRAALTRREFALLELLAIQPGRVFTRAEIITGVWPGKARVQPRVIDVHVRAIRRKTGPQVIETSRCAGYRLGAAT, encoded by the coding sequence ATGAAGCCTCCGGAGATCGAGGACGAGGCCCGGATCGGCGGCGCGTTCCCGGACAGGTCGGCCACCGGCCACGGGCTGGACCTGTGGCCGCAGGGGGGCCACACGCCCTCCTTCCCGGCACGCGACACGGCTGAGCCCTGGAACGGCGCCCCGGCCATGGGGGGACGTTCCAGTCCGGTCCAGTCTTCCGTCTTCCAGGAACGGCCCTCCCCGCCGCCCCCGGCGGACCGGCGGTCGCAGACGTGGCGGCTGCCGGGTGGGTTCGTGCTTGACCCAGGGAGCAGAGCGCTGTCCCGTGACGGCGTCCGGGCGGCGCTGACCCGCCGGGAATTCGCCCTGCTCGAACTGCTGGCGATTCAACCCGGTCGCGTCTTCACGCGGGCCGAGATCATCACGGGTGTCTGGCCCGGGAAGGCCCGGGTTCAGCCCAGGGTGATCGACGTGCACGTCCGCGCCATCCGCCGCAAGACCGGGCCGCAGGTCATCGAGACGTCCCGCTGCGCCGGGTACCGGCTGGGAGCGGCCACGTGA